A window of the Jeotgalibacillus aurantiacus genome harbors these coding sequences:
- the alr gene encoding alanine racemase → MKDFHRDTWIEVDLDAITHNVKQILKHIGEEQVVMAVVKANAYGHGYVEVAKAALEAGATWLAVAFLDEAIYLRKQGFKVPILIMGAVRPEDAGLAAEHNIRATVFSADWLEQAVPYVDKTPLNVHFKLDTGMGRLGFTDSSEIQRAEELALALDSFNLEGVFTHFATADEQDQSYADEQHERFIDMLSVFNSKPALIHASNSAASLLRKDSVFNAVRFGISMYGLVPSGEIKDLMPFQLKPALSFKTTLVHVKKMKPGQKISYGATYTAEHEEWIGTLPVGYADGWTRYMQGFDVLVDGVRAEIVGRVCMDQCMIRLPYELKIGTMVTLVGRQGEEEILLDDVAAYAGTIHYESACLLTARVPRVYLKNGCISSVLNGLK, encoded by the coding sequence ATGAAAGATTTTCATCGTGATACATGGATTGAAGTGGATCTGGATGCAATTACGCATAATGTAAAACAAATTTTAAAGCATATTGGTGAAGAGCAAGTCGTGATGGCTGTGGTGAAAGCGAATGCTTATGGACACGGCTATGTGGAAGTGGCCAAGGCTGCTCTTGAAGCTGGTGCTACCTGGCTTGCTGTTGCATTTTTAGATGAGGCAATCTATCTCAGAAAACAGGGGTTTAAGGTGCCGATCCTGATCATGGGAGCGGTTCGCCCTGAAGATGCGGGGCTTGCCGCTGAACACAACATCCGTGCGACTGTTTTTTCAGCAGACTGGCTGGAGCAGGCTGTGCCGTATGTCGATAAAACGCCTTTAAACGTTCATTTTAAACTGGACACAGGAATGGGCCGTCTGGGCTTCACTGACTCTTCAGAGATCCAGAGGGCTGAAGAGCTGGCATTGGCACTCGATTCATTTAACCTGGAAGGGGTCTTTACCCATTTTGCCACTGCGGACGAGCAGGACCAGTCCTATGCAGATGAACAGCACGAACGGTTTATTGACATGCTGTCTGTATTCAATTCAAAACCTGCTCTGATTCACGCGTCAAACAGTGCTGCTTCCCTTTTGCGGAAGGATTCGGTTTTTAATGCGGTTCGCTTTGGTATATCCATGTACGGTCTTGTGCCTTCGGGTGAAATCAAGGATTTGATGCCGTTTCAGCTCAAGCCTGCGCTTTCTTTTAAAACAACGCTCGTTCATGTGAAAAAGATGAAACCCGGTCAGAAAATCAGCTACGGTGCAACCTATACTGCTGAGCATGAGGAGTGGATCGGCACACTTCCTGTCGGGTATGCGGATGGCTGGACCCGATATATGCAGGGTTTTGACGTACTTGTGGATGGTGTGCGTGCGGAAATTGTCGGCAGAGTATGCATGGATCAGTGCATGATCCGTCTGCCGTATGAGTTGAAAATCGGTACGATGGTTACACTGGTAGGGAGGCAGGGAGAAGAGGAGATTCTACTGGACGATGTGGCGGCTTACGCTGGTACGATCCATTATGAGTCCGCCTGTCTGCTGACTGCGAGAGTACCGAGGGTTTATCTGAAAAACGGGTGCATATCCTCTGTGCTAAATGGACTAAAATAA
- a CDS encoding CopG family ribbon-helix-helix protein, translating into MSESSATSEILVRLPKQLLTELEAFAEQEDLSCSDCIYRATKAYVRDRRKKQTQDAMRRGYMEMAKINLSMASEALQAEYEAEHTIERLVSGG; encoded by the coding sequence GTGTCGGAATCCAGCGCAACATCAGAAATCTTGGTACGATTACCAAAACAACTGCTTACAGAACTGGAAGCGTTTGCCGAGCAGGAAGATTTAAGCTGCAGTGATTGCATTTACCGTGCAACGAAAGCTTATGTTCGCGACAGACGGAAGAAACAAACACAGGATGCAATGCGCAGGGGCTATATGGAGATGGCGAAAATCAACCTGTCAATGGCTTCAGAAGCGCTGCAGGCTGAGTACGAAGCGGAGCATACCATTGAACGACTGGTAAGCGGAGGATAA
- a CDS encoding type II toxin-antitoxin system PemK/MazF family toxin yields MIVKRGDVFFADLSPVVGSEQGGVRPVLIIQNDIGNRFSPTVVVAAITAQIQKAKLPTHVEISSKRNGFERDSVILLEQIRTLDKQRLTDKITHLDDETMDKVDEALQISLGLVDL; encoded by the coding sequence TTGATAGTAAAGCGTGGAGACGTATTTTTTGCTGACCTATCTCCCGTTGTCGGTTCAGAGCAAGGTGGAGTCCGCCCCGTTCTCATCATCCAAAACGACATCGGAAATCGGTTTAGTCCCACAGTAGTGGTCGCGGCGATTACCGCCCAAATTCAAAAAGCTAAACTCCCTACCCACGTTGAAATCAGCTCAAAACGTAATGGTTTTGAACGGGATTCAGTTATTTTACTGGAACAGATCCGAACATTAGACAAACAACGACTAACAGATAAAATAACCCATCTGGATGACGAGACGATGGACAAGGTAGACGAGGCTCTTCAAATCAGCTTAGGTTTAGTAGACCTCTAA
- a CDS encoding STAS domain-containing protein produces MFNKITAHVQERKEELEVLWKNQLAQDSKERVIEVMPEHVFEATSSEFFEIILLNIQEKDQEYQQKLQIFSDKIVRLGWPIALVVQGLREFVHVIHEDLIEQGTITKESEGEYLEHLDKWMTPMANEIIHTYASTWEKTVSLQKMALQELSAPLIPVVDQISVMPLVGTIDTERARLVMENLLEGVVNHRAEVVLIDITGVPVVDTMVAHHIIQAAEAVRLVGAKCMLVGIRPEIAQTIVNLGIDLERFITTSTMKKGMELALEMTGRKIVELEG; encoded by the coding sequence TTGTTTAATAAAATAACTGCGCACGTACAGGAGCGCAAAGAAGAGCTCGAAGTCCTTTGGAAGAATCAGCTGGCCCAGGACTCGAAAGAACGTGTGATCGAAGTAATGCCTGAGCATGTGTTTGAAGCAACGAGCTCAGAATTCTTTGAAATCATTCTCCTGAACATTCAGGAAAAAGATCAGGAATATCAGCAGAAGCTTCAGATCTTTTCTGACAAAATTGTTCGCCTTGGGTGGCCGATCGCCCTTGTCGTTCAAGGTTTACGGGAATTTGTCCATGTCATTCATGAAGACTTAATTGAACAGGGGACAATCACAAAAGAAAGCGAAGGAGAATATCTTGAGCACCTTGATAAATGGATGACCCCCATGGCCAACGAGATTATTCATACATACGCCTCCACATGGGAAAAAACCGTTTCTCTCCAAAAGATGGCCCTTCAGGAACTATCAGCTCCCCTCATTCCGGTTGTTGACCAGATTTCTGTCATGCCGCTTGTCGGAACAATTGATACTGAACGCGCACGACTTGTGATGGAAAACCTTCTTGAAGGAGTCGTCAATCATCGTGCAGAAGTCGTACTTATTGATATTACGGGTGTACCGGTTGTAGATACAATGGTCGCGCACCATATCATTCAAGCTGCGGAAGCCGTGAGACTCGTTGGAGCCAAGTGCATGCTTGTCGGAATCCGTCCGGAAATTGCCCAGACGATTGTGAATCTCGGCATTGATCTGGAACGCTTCATTACCACAAGTACGATGAAAAAAGGGATGGAGCTGGCGCTTGAGATGACAGGTCGAAAAATCGTGGAATTGGAGGGATAG
- a CDS encoding STAS domain-containing protein: MRIPILKLKDCLLVSIQWELDDQTALEFQEDLLKKIHETNARGVVIDITSIDFIDSFIAKVLGDVINMSRLMGAKVVITGIQPAVAITLIELGIRLDDVMTALDLEKGLEKLQQELGD, encoded by the coding sequence GTGAGAATTCCCATTTTGAAGTTGAAAGATTGCCTTTTAGTGTCGATTCAATGGGAGCTGGATGATCAGACAGCTCTGGAATTTCAGGAAGATCTTTTGAAGAAAATACATGAAACCAATGCACGCGGCGTCGTAATTGATATTACCTCCATTGATTTTATCGATTCTTTCATAGCCAAAGTGCTCGGTGATGTGATAAACATGTCGAGGTTAATGGGAGCGAAAGTAGTGATCACAGGGATTCAGCCCGCAGTGGCAATAACATTAATAGAGTTAGGCATCAGGCTGGACGACGTTATGACAGCCCTCGACCTGGAAAAAGGTTTAGAGAAACTTCAACAGGAATTGGGGGACTGA
- a CDS encoding anti-sigma regulatory factor, with protein sequence MEIQSCVTILNEWDIVAARQLGRNVAKELGFGTVDQARITTAISELARNIYLYAGQGQLCIDRLSENGKTGLRIIALDDGPGIPDIRKVMEDGFSTSGGLGAGLPGVRRLMDDFNIDSNPGEGTDIRATKWLR encoded by the coding sequence ATGGAAATCCAATCCTGTGTAACCATTCTGAACGAATGGGATATCGTAGCTGCTCGTCAGCTTGGTAGAAACGTAGCGAAAGAGCTGGGATTTGGAACCGTGGATCAGGCTAGAATTACAACGGCCATCAGTGAACTTGCCCGAAATATTTATTTGTATGCCGGTCAGGGACAGCTGTGTATTGACCGATTAAGTGAGAACGGCAAAACGGGTCTAAGAATTATTGCACTGGATGACGGTCCGGGAATTCCAGATATACGCAAAGTAATGGAAGACGGTTTTTCAACATCAGGGGGTCTTGGAGCTGGCCTTCCGGGAGTGAGACGGTTAATGGATGATTTTAACATCGACTCAAACCCAGGGGAAGGAACAGATATCCGCGCGACGAAATGGCTCCGTTAG
- a CDS encoding PP2C family protein-serine/threonine phosphatase — protein sequence MNLQQSMEKKYMEILNEYMQNQSEQALYAAQQFSRLALEKKMPPEEVISVQKSVMQELMPDLPEEVWHSFDILLEVMTAYGFAFREHQSLLDTQKELKNEMEIASNVQETLLGTSVPTVDGLEIGALSVPAKQMNGDYFHFVHDGDHSVNVAIADVIGKGIPAALCMSMIKYAMDSLPEYRKDPSAVLESLNRVVEQNVDDSMFITMFYGMYELRGHILHFASAGHEPGFFYQHKEKRFLDLEAKGLLLGVDKDAKYRRYEQQVEIGDMIILMSDGVTECRTDEGFIERDTLVSFINEYIELPPQEIVNKIFRDLERLQHFQLRDDFTLIIMKRTK from the coding sequence ATGAATTTGCAGCAATCGATGGAAAAAAAGTACATGGAAATCCTGAATGAATATATGCAAAATCAGTCTGAGCAGGCTCTTTATGCTGCTCAGCAATTCAGCAGGCTGGCGCTTGAGAAAAAAATGCCACCTGAAGAAGTGATCAGTGTGCAAAAAAGTGTTATGCAGGAATTAATGCCCGACCTCCCTGAGGAAGTCTGGCATTCTTTTGATATCCTTCTTGAAGTCATGACCGCATACGGATTTGCTTTCCGTGAGCACCAGAGTCTGTTGGATACACAAAAGGAATTGAAAAATGAAATGGAGATCGCCTCTAACGTTCAGGAAACATTGCTGGGTACATCTGTGCCGACAGTTGACGGTCTTGAAATCGGGGCACTCAGCGTTCCTGCCAAGCAGATGAACGGTGACTATTTCCATTTCGTGCATGACGGGGATCACTCGGTTAACGTGGCAATCGCTGACGTAATCGGAAAAGGGATCCCGGCTGCATTGTGTATGTCGATGATCAAATATGCCATGGACAGCCTACCGGAATACCGGAAAGATCCGAGTGCTGTACTGGAAAGTCTGAACAGAGTGGTGGAACAGAACGTGGATGACTCGATGTTCATCACTATGTTTTACGGCATGTATGAGCTTCGGGGGCATATTCTTCATTTTGCTTCAGCCGGACACGAACCCGGCTTTTTTTATCAGCATAAAGAAAAAAGATTCCTTGACCTTGAAGCGAAGGGACTGCTTCTCGGAGTTGATAAAGATGCCAAGTACAGGCGCTATGAACAACAGGTTGAGATTGGCGATATGATCATTTTGATGTCTGATGGCGTAACAGAATGCAGAACTGATGAAGGGTTTATCGAACGGGACACACTTGTTTCATTTATTAACGAGTATATTGAACTTCCTCCTCAGGAAATCGTCAATAAAATCTTCCGGGATCTGGAACGACTTCAGCATTTCCAGCTTCGTGACGATTTTACGTTAATCATTATGAAACGGACAAAATAA
- a CDS encoding anti-sigma factor antagonist (This anti-anti-sigma factor, or anti-sigma factor antagonist, belongs to a family that includes characterized members SpoIIAA, RsbV, RsfA, and RsfB.), protein MNITVTTTEQTDELVRIAISGEIDAYTAPVLREKTEPFTKQENLTVIADLSEVSYMDSTGIGVFVGLFKGIKANGGHLQLIGLSDRLKRLFDITGLADIMDINPEVKGGID, encoded by the coding sequence ATGAACATTACAGTTACAACAACCGAACAGACTGACGAATTAGTTCGTATCGCCATTTCAGGTGAAATTGATGCGTACACTGCACCTGTTTTGCGCGAAAAAACAGAGCCATTTACAAAGCAGGAGAACCTGACTGTGATTGCCGATCTATCTGAAGTCAGCTACATGGACAGTACAGGAATCGGTGTTTTTGTAGGCTTGTTCAAAGGGATTAAAGCAAATGGAGGACACCTTCAGCTGATTGGTCTTTCCGACCGTCTGAAGCGTCTTTTCGACATCACGGGACTAGCTGACATCATGGACATTAATCCCGAAGTAAAAGGTGGAATAGACTGA
- the rsbW gene encoding anti-sigma B factor RsbW: protein MKPFDYIEMKIPAKAQYVGVIRLTISGIASRMGFTYDDIEDLKIASSEAITNAVQHAYSDDDEGEVVVGFALYHDRLEVIVADHGSSFDFVKVKEEVGPYNEDAPVDMLREGGLGLYLIESLMDEVKISQKEGVTVFMTKYIEEEQVERDAKTIST, encoded by the coding sequence ATGAAACCATTTGATTATATTGAGATGAAGATCCCCGCCAAGGCTCAGTACGTTGGCGTCATCCGACTGACAATCTCCGGGATTGCGAGCAGGATGGGGTTTACGTACGATGATATCGAAGACTTGAAAATCGCTTCCAGTGAGGCGATTACGAACGCTGTTCAGCATGCATATTCAGACGATGATGAAGGCGAAGTAGTCGTCGGATTCGCTCTATATCATGACCGCCTGGAGGTCATTGTGGCTGACCATGGATCAAGCTTTGATTTTGTCAAAGTGAAAGAAGAGGTAGGTCCTTACAATGAGGATGCGCCTGTCGACATGCTTCGTGAAGGGGGGCTTGGCCTTTACCTGATCGAAAGCCTGATGGACGAAGTGAAGATCAGTCAAAAGGAAGGTGTGACGGTCTTCATGACAAAGTATATTGAGGAAGAGCAGGTGGAGAGGGATGCGAAAACTATCTCAACCTAA
- the sigB gene encoding RNA polymerase sigma factor SigB: MRKLSQPNQPSKNEVLEWIKAYQETQDEQAQHNLVMHYRNLVESIARKYSKGKSYHEDIAQVGMIGLLGAIRRYDDAFGKSFEAFAIPTIIGEIKRFLRDKTWSVHVPRRIKELGPKIKAAVEELTTTLQRSPKVNEIADYLEVSEEEVLEAMEMGKSYQALSVDHSIEADSDGSTVTLLDIVGSMDDNYEKTDQRLVLEKVLHVLTDREKQIIQFTYLENLSQKDAGDMLGISQMHVSRLQRRAIKKLRDAIQQENEHAGGFE, from the coding sequence ATGCGAAAACTATCTCAACCTAATCAACCGAGCAAAAACGAAGTACTGGAATGGATCAAAGCCTACCAGGAAACGCAGGATGAGCAGGCCCAGCATAATCTGGTCATGCACTATCGCAACCTGGTGGAATCCATCGCCAGAAAGTATTCAAAGGGCAAATCCTATCACGAAGATATCGCTCAGGTCGGCATGATCGGTCTGCTCGGTGCCATTCGCAGATATGATGACGCATTTGGAAAAAGCTTCGAAGCCTTTGCGATTCCAACGATTATTGGTGAGATTAAAAGATTTTTACGTGATAAGACCTGGAGCGTCCACGTTCCGAGAAGAATTAAAGAATTAGGCCCTAAAATAAAGGCTGCTGTTGAAGAACTGACAACAACACTTCAGCGCTCCCCGAAAGTGAACGAAATTGCTGACTATCTGGAAGTTTCAGAAGAAGAAGTACTTGAAGCAATGGAGATGGGAAAGAGCTATCAGGCGCTCTCTGTTGATCACTCTATAGAAGCTGATTCTGATGGCAGCACCGTCACACTGCTTGATATCGTTGGCAGCATGGATGACAACTACGAAAAAACCGATCAGCGTCTTGTTCTTGAAAAAGTACTCCACGTATTAACTGATCGTGAAAAGCAGATCATTCAGTTTACATACCTGGAGAACCTGAGCCAGAAAGACGCAGGCGATATGCTGGGGATTTCCCAGATGCACGTTTCAAGGCTGCAAAGGAGAGCGATTAAAAAGCTCCGTGATGCCATTCAGCAGGAGAATGAGCACGCAGGTGGCTTTGAATGA
- a CDS encoding PP2C family serine/threonine-protein phosphatase, with the protein MEALQHQQVRVKVGQYAKNGRSDCGDSYYMLATDDYFLCVLADGLGSGRYAKEASKAVCDTVEKNPDEDVDRLMELCNKSLLKKRGAAVAIVKITFDTKEVVYSCVGNIRFYFYSENGKLTYPLPVTGYLSGRPQVYKTQRFRYEEGSSFLFHSDGLQITRVRPLLQGGKSLEYISSYLHSIVSDADDTTFLIGRLP; encoded by the coding sequence ATGGAAGCACTCCAACACCAGCAGGTACGTGTAAAAGTCGGGCAATATGCTAAAAACGGACGTTCAGACTGCGGCGACAGCTATTATATGCTGGCCACCGATGACTACTTTCTATGTGTGCTAGCTGACGGCTTAGGCAGTGGCAGATATGCAAAGGAAGCATCAAAAGCAGTCTGTGATACCGTCGAAAAAAATCCTGATGAAGACGTAGACCGGTTGATGGAACTGTGTAACAAGTCACTTCTCAAAAAACGCGGTGCCGCAGTTGCCATCGTAAAAATCACTTTTGACACAAAAGAAGTGGTCTACAGCTGCGTGGGCAACATCCGCTTCTACTTCTATTCAGAAAACGGCAAACTTACCTATCCGCTTCCGGTCACAGGCTATTTATCGGGTCGGCCGCAGGTATATAAAACACAAAGGTTCCGTTACGAAGAAGGTTCCTCATTCCTGTTTCATTCAGACGGACTTCAAATTACAAGAGTGAGACCGCTGTTACAGGGAGGAAAATCTCTCGAGTACATCTCATCGTATCTGCACTCCATTGTGTCAGATGCGGATGATACAACATTTCTCATTGGAAGACTGCCTTGA